A window of the Pseudomonas gozinkensis genome harbors these coding sequences:
- a CDS encoding MFS transporter encodes MHDPHSERMSGSETRAASGLALVFAFRMLGMFMVLPVLATYGMDLAGATPALIGLAIGAYGLTQAIFQIPFGIISDRIGRRPVIYLGLIVFALGSVLAAQADSIWGVIAGRILQGAGAISAAVMALLSDLTREQHRTKAMAMIGMTIGLSFAVAMVVGPLLTRAFGLSGLFLATGGMALVGIVIVMFMVPKSTGPLSHRESGVARQALMPTLKHPDLLRLDLGIFVLHAMLMSSFVALPLALVEKAGLPKEQHWWVYLTALLISFFAMIPFIIYGEKRRKMKRVLLGAVMTLMLTELFFWQFGDSLRALVIGTVVFFTAFNLLEASLPSLISKVSPAGGKGTAMGVYSTSQFLGSALGGILGGWMFQHGGLSVVFLGCAGLAALWLAFAVTMREPPYVTSLRLPLSPEAIREAGLVERLKALVGVTDAVIVADEAAIYIKLDTELMDRTTLERLVNNPAQTACEA; translated from the coding sequence ATGCACGATCCCCACAGCGAACGCATGAGTGGCAGCGAGACCCGCGCGGCGAGCGGTCTGGCCCTGGTGTTCGCCTTCCGTATGCTTGGCATGTTCATGGTGTTGCCGGTACTGGCGACCTACGGCATGGATCTGGCGGGAGCGACCCCGGCCCTGATCGGGCTGGCGATCGGCGCTTACGGCCTGACCCAGGCGATTTTCCAGATTCCGTTCGGGATCATTTCCGACCGCATCGGCCGCCGTCCGGTGATTTACCTGGGGCTGATCGTCTTCGCCCTCGGCAGCGTGCTGGCGGCCCAGGCCGATTCGATCTGGGGCGTGATTGCCGGGCGGATCCTGCAGGGCGCCGGCGCTATTTCTGCGGCGGTCATGGCGTTGCTCTCCGACCTGACCCGCGAACAGCACCGCACCAAGGCCATGGCCATGATCGGCATGACCATCGGCCTGTCGTTCGCCGTGGCCATGGTGGTCGGCCCGCTGCTGACCCGTGCATTCGGCTTGTCCGGCCTGTTTCTCGCCACCGGTGGCATGGCGCTGGTAGGGATCGTGATCGTGATGTTCATGGTGCCGAAATCCACCGGGCCGCTGAGTCATCGCGAGTCCGGCGTGGCGCGCCAGGCGTTGATGCCCACGCTCAAACACCCGGATCTGTTGCGACTGGACCTGGGCATTTTTGTGTTACATGCGATGTTGATGTCGAGCTTCGTTGCACTGCCTCTGGCGCTGGTGGAAAAGGCCGGTCTGCCCAAGGAACAGCACTGGTGGGTCTATCTCACCGCCTTGCTGATCTCGTTCTTCGCCATGATCCCGTTCATCATCTACGGTGAGAAACGACGCAAAATGAAACGAGTTTTGCTCGGTGCCGTCATGACGCTGATGCTGACTGAGCTATTCTTCTGGCAGTTCGGCGACAGCCTGCGGGCCCTGGTGATCGGCACGGTGGTGTTCTTCACCGCGTTCAATCTGCTGGAAGCTTCGCTGCCGTCGCTGATCAGCAAGGTTTCACCGGCAGGTGGCAAAGGCACGGCCATGGGCGTGTACTCCACCAGTCAGTTCCTCGGTTCGGCACTCGGCGGGATTCTCGGCGGCTGGATGTTCCAGCATGGCGGTCTGTCGGTTGTGTTCCTCGGATGTGCCGGGCTGGCTGCACTTTGGCTGGCCTTTGCTGTTACCATGCGCGAACCTCCCTACGTGACGAGCCTGCGCCTGCCGCTGTCGCCCGAAGCGATCCGCGAAGCGGGTCTGGTCGAGCGTCTCAAGGCCCTCGTAGGGGTAACTGATGCAGTGATAGTCGCTGATGAAGCGGCGATCTACATCAAACTGGACACCGAATTAATGGATCGCACCACTCTCGAACGCCTGGTGAACAACCCGGCGCAGACTGCGTGCGAAGCCTAG
- the uvrA gene encoding excinuclease ABC subunit UvrA — MDKILIRGARTHNLKNIDLTLPRDKLIVITGLSGSGKSSLAFDTLYAEGQRRYVESLSAYARQFLSMMEKPDVDTIEGLSPAISIEQKSTSHNPRSTVGTITEIYDYLRLLYARVGTPRCPDHDIPLEAQTVSQMVDLVLAQPEGSKLMLLAPVIRERKGEHLSVFEELRAQGFVRARVNGRLCELDELPKLDKQKKHTIEVVVDRFKVRADLQQRLAESFETALKLADGIALVAPMDDEPGEEMIFSARFACPICGHAISELEPKLFSFNNPAGACPTCDGLGVKQFFDIKRLVNGELTLAEGAIRGWDRRNVYYFQMLGSLAAHYGFSLEQPFNELPADQQKYILHGSGSQNVDFKYLNDRGDIVKRSHPFEGIVPNLERRYRETESASVREELAKFLSTQSCPDCRGTRLRREARHVWVGEKTLPAVTNLPIGDACDYFGALKMTGRRGEIADKILKEIRERLQFLVNVGLDYLSLDRSADTLSGGEAQRIRLASQIGAGLVGVLYILDEPSIGLHQRDNDRLLGTLKHLRDIGNTVIVVEHDEDAIRLADYVVDIGPGAGVHGGQIVAEGTPDEVMAHPDSLTGKYLSGRVKIEVPAKRTPRNKKQVLSLKGARGNNLRNVDLEIPIGLLTCVTGVSGSGKSTLINNTLFPLSATALNGATTLEAAAHDSIKGLEHLDKVVDIDQSPIGRTPRSNPATYTGLFTPIRELFAGVPESRSRGYGPGRFSFNVKGGRCEACQGDGLIKVEMHFLPDIYVPCDVCKSKRYNRETLEIKYKGKNIHETLEMTIEEAREFFDAVPALARKLQTLMDVGLSYIKLGQSATTLSGGEAQRVKLSRELSKRDTGKTLYILDEPTTGLHFADIQQLLDVLHRLRDHGNTVVVIEHNLDVIKTADWLVDLGPEGGSKGGQIIATGTPEEVAEMKQSHTGHYLKPLLIRDRA, encoded by the coding sequence TTGGACAAGATCCTGATTCGTGGGGCCCGCACCCACAACCTGAAGAACATCGACCTGACCCTGCCACGGGACAAACTGATCGTCATCACCGGCCTGTCCGGATCCGGCAAGTCGTCCCTGGCTTTCGACACGCTGTACGCCGAAGGTCAGCGCCGCTATGTCGAATCCCTGTCGGCCTACGCCCGGCAGTTCCTGTCGATGATGGAGAAACCCGACGTCGACACCATCGAAGGCCTGTCGCCGGCGATCTCCATCGAACAGAAGTCGACCTCGCACAACCCGCGCTCCACGGTCGGCACCATCACCGAAATCTACGACTACCTGCGTTTGCTCTATGCCCGCGTCGGTACGCCGCGCTGCCCGGATCACGACATTCCACTGGAAGCCCAGACCGTCAGCCAGATGGTCGACTTGGTGTTGGCCCAGCCGGAAGGCAGCAAGCTGATGCTGCTGGCGCCGGTGATCCGCGAGCGCAAGGGTGAGCACCTGTCGGTGTTCGAAGAACTGCGTGCCCAGGGCTTCGTCCGGGCCCGGGTCAACGGCCGGCTCTGCGAGCTGGATGAACTGCCGAAACTGGATAAACAGAAGAAGCACACGATTGAAGTGGTGGTCGACCGCTTCAAGGTTCGCGCGGACCTCCAGCAGCGTCTGGCGGAATCCTTCGAGACCGCACTGAAGCTGGCCGACGGTATCGCGCTAGTGGCGCCGATGGACGACGAGCCAGGCGAAGAGATGATCTTCTCCGCGCGCTTCGCCTGCCCGATCTGCGGCCATGCGATCAGCGAGCTGGAACCCAAGCTGTTCTCCTTCAACAACCCGGCCGGCGCCTGCCCGACCTGCGATGGTCTGGGAGTGAAGCAGTTCTTCGACATCAAGCGACTGGTCAACGGTGAACTCACGCTGGCCGAGGGCGCGATCCGTGGCTGGGACCGGCGTAACGTCTATTACTTCCAGATGCTCGGCTCGCTGGCCGCGCATTACGGCTTCAGCCTGGAGCAGCCGTTCAACGAGCTGCCGGCCGATCAACAGAAATACATCCTGCACGGCAGCGGATCGCAGAACGTCGATTTCAAGTACCTCAACGACCGGGGCGACATCGTCAAGCGCTCGCACCCGTTCGAAGGCATCGTGCCGAACCTCGAGCGTCGCTACCGCGAAACCGAATCGGCGAGCGTGCGCGAAGAACTGGCGAAGTTCCTCAGCACCCAATCGTGCCCGGATTGCCGTGGCACCCGTCTGCGTCGGGAAGCGCGGCATGTATGGGTTGGCGAGAAAACCCTGCCGGCGGTGACCAACCTGCCGATCGGCGACGCCTGCGATTACTTCGGCGCGCTGAAGATGACCGGTCGCCGTGGCGAAATCGCCGACAAGATTCTCAAGGAAATCCGCGAGCGCCTGCAGTTTCTGGTCAACGTGGGACTGGATTACCTGTCGCTGGATCGCAGTGCCGATACGCTGTCCGGTGGCGAGGCACAGCGGATTCGTCTGGCCAGCCAGATTGGCGCGGGGCTGGTCGGCGTTCTGTACATTCTCGATGAACCGTCCATTGGTCTACACCAGCGCGACAACGATCGCCTGCTCGGCACCCTCAAGCACCTGCGCGACATCGGCAACACGGTGATTGTGGTCGAGCACGACGAAGACGCGATCCGGCTGGCCGACTACGTAGTGGATATCGGCCCGGGCGCCGGTGTTCATGGCGGGCAGATCGTTGCCGAAGGCACGCCGGACGAAGTCATGGCGCACCCGGATTCGCTGACCGGCAAATACCTGTCGGGCCGGGTCAAGATCGAAGTGCCGGCCAAGCGCACGCCACGCAACAAGAAGCAGGTGCTCTCGCTCAAGGGCGCACGTGGCAACAACCTGCGCAACGTCGACCTGGAAATCCCGATCGGCCTGCTGACCTGCGTGACCGGCGTCTCCGGTTCCGGCAAATCGACGCTGATCAACAACACGCTGTTCCCGCTGAGCGCCACGGCCCTCAACGGCGCGACCACCCTGGAAGCGGCAGCCCACGACAGCATCAAGGGCCTGGAACATCTGGACAAGGTCGTCGACATCGACCAGAGTCCGATCGGCCGCACGCCGCGCTCCAACCCGGCGACCTATACCGGACTGTTCACGCCGATCCGCGAACTGTTCGCCGGCGTGCCCGAGTCCCGCTCCCGTGGTTACGGCCCGGGGCGTTTCTCGTTCAACGTCAAGGGCGGTCGCTGCGAAGCCTGCCAGGGCGACGGTCTGATCAAGGTGGAAATGCACTTCCTGCCGGACATCTACGTCCCGTGCGACGTGTGCAAGAGCAAGCGCTACAACCGCGAAACCCTGGAAATCAAATACAAGGGCAAGAATATCCACGAAACTCTCGAGATGACCATCGAGGAAGCGCGGGAGTTCTTCGACGCAGTGCCGGCGCTGGCGCGCAAGCTGCAAACGCTGATGGATGTGGGCCTGTCGTACATCAAGCTCGGGCAATCGGCCACGACGCTTTCCGGCGGTGAAGCCCAGCGGGTCAAGTTATCCCGCGAACTGTCCAAGCGCGATACCGGCAAGACCCTGTACATCCTCGATGAGCCGACCACGGGTCTGCACTTCGCGGATATCCAGCAACTGCTCGACGTACTGCATCGCCTGCGCGACCACGGCAACACCGTGGTAGTGATCGAACACAACCTCGACGTGATCAAGACGGCCGACTGGCTGGTGGATCTAGGCCCCGAAGGTGGTTCAAAAGGTGGACAGATCATTGCCACCGGTACGCCGGAGGAAGTGGCCGAGATGAAACAGTCTCACACCGGGCATTACCTCAAGCCGCTGTTGATCCGTGATCGGGCCTGA
- the bfr gene encoding bacterioferritin: MQGHPDVIDYLNTLLTGELAARDQYFVHSRMYEDWGFTKLYERINHEMEEEAGHADALMRRILMLEGTPRMRPDDLDVGTTVPEMLEADLRLEYKVRAALCKGIELCEQHNDYVSREILRVQLNDTEEDHTYWLEKQLGLIKLIGIQNYLQSHAS, translated from the coding sequence ATGCAAGGCCACCCAGACGTTATCGATTACCTCAACACGTTGCTGACCGGCGAACTGGCCGCGCGTGACCAATATTTCGTTCACTCGCGGATGTATGAGGACTGGGGATTCACCAAGCTCTACGAACGAATCAACCACGAGATGGAAGAAGAGGCCGGTCATGCCGACGCGCTCATGCGCCGGATTCTGATGCTCGAAGGTACTCCGCGCATGCGGCCGGATGACCTGGACGTCGGCACCACAGTGCCGGAGATGCTCGAAGCAGACCTGCGCCTTGAGTACAAAGTACGCGCTGCGTTGTGTAAAGGCATCGAGCTGTGCGAACAGCACAACGACTATGTCAGCCGCGAGATCCTGCGAGTTCAACTCAACGACACCGAAGAAGATCACACTTACTGGCTTGAAAAGCAGCTGGGCCTGATCAAGCTCATCGGTATCCAGAACTACCTGCAGTCCCACGCGTCCTGA
- a CDS encoding catalase, whose product MSQNKTLTTASGAPVADNQNSRSAGPRGPLLLDDFHLIEKLAHFNRENIPERRVHAKGSGAYGTFTVTRDITQYTSAKLFSAVGKQTPTFLRFSTVGGERGSADTERDPRGFALKFYTEEGNWDIVGNNTPVFFIRDPLKFPDFIHTQKRLPQSNLKSAQMMWDFWSHSPEALHQVTILFSDRGIPDGYRHMHGFGSHTYSLISAQGERHWVKWHYKTKQGIKNLAPADAARLAGTDPDYAQRDLFEAIERGDFPKWSVCIQIMTEAQASAHYENPFDVTKTWSQKEFPLIEVGELELNRNPLNYFAEVEQAAFGPSNMVPGVGLSPDRMLQGRVFAYADAHRYRVGTNHQQLPVNAPRSPVNTYQRDGSMAFGSNGGAAPNYEPNSYVESPKQAPHYAEPALALNGAADRYDHREDTDYYSHAGALFRLMSDEQKALLVSNIAGAMAGVSSDVVDRQLQHFYKADPAYGDAIAKLLNVQLNEV is encoded by the coding sequence ATGAGCCAGAACAAGACGCTTACGACCGCCAGTGGCGCACCTGTCGCCGATAACCAGAACTCTCGCTCCGCCGGCCCTCGCGGTCCGTTGCTGCTCGACGATTTCCACTTGATCGAGAAGCTCGCTCACTTCAACCGTGAAAACATTCCTGAGCGCCGAGTACATGCCAAGGGTTCGGGCGCCTACGGGACGTTCACCGTTACCCGTGACATTACGCAGTACACCAGCGCCAAACTGTTCTCTGCCGTCGGCAAGCAAACCCCGACCTTTCTGCGTTTTTCAACGGTAGGTGGCGAGCGTGGCTCGGCCGATACTGAACGCGACCCGCGTGGCTTTGCTCTCAAGTTCTACACCGAAGAAGGCAACTGGGACATCGTTGGCAACAACACGCCTGTGTTTTTCATCCGTGATCCGCTGAAATTCCCTGACTTTATCCACACCCAGAAGCGCCTGCCGCAGAGCAACCTGAAAAGCGCGCAGATGATGTGGGACTTCTGGTCGCATTCGCCTGAAGCGCTGCACCAGGTCACGATCCTGTTCTCCGATCGCGGCATTCCGGACGGCTATCGCCACATGCACGGTTTCGGCAGCCACACCTACAGCCTGATCAGCGCTCAAGGCGAGCGTCACTGGGTGAAGTGGCACTACAAGACCAAGCAAGGGATCAAGAACCTCGCGCCGGCAGACGCGGCACGTCTGGCGGGCACAGATCCCGATTACGCTCAGCGCGATCTGTTCGAAGCCATCGAGCGTGGTGACTTCCCGAAATGGAGCGTGTGTATCCAGATCATGACCGAGGCTCAGGCCTCAGCGCACTACGAGAACCCGTTCGACGTGACCAAGACCTGGTCGCAGAAGGAGTTTCCACTGATCGAAGTGGGTGAGCTGGAGCTGAACCGTAATCCGCTCAACTATTTTGCCGAAGTCGAGCAAGCCGCATTCGGCCCAAGCAACATGGTGCCTGGAGTGGGTCTGTCGCCGGATCGCATGCTGCAAGGTCGTGTATTCGCCTATGCCGATGCCCACCGCTACCGTGTAGGCACCAACCACCAGCAACTGCCGGTGAACGCCCCGCGCAGCCCGGTGAATACTTACCAGCGTGACGGTTCGATGGCATTCGGCAGTAACGGTGGAGCCGCGCCGAACTACGAGCCGAACAGCTACGTAGAGTCGCCGAAACAAGCGCCGCACTATGCCGAGCCTGCACTGGCTCTGAACGGCGCGGCCGATCGCTACGATCACCGTGAAGACACTGATTACTACAGCCACGCCGGTGCGCTGTTCCGCTTGATGAGCGACGAGCAGAAAGCGTTGCTGGTCAGCAATATCGCCGGCGCGATGGCGGGTGTTTCCAGTGATGTGGTCGACCGTCAGTTGCAGCATTTCTACAAGGCTGATCCGGCGTACGGAGACGCAATCGCAAAGCTGCTCAACGTACAGCTTAACGAAGTCTAA
- the rplQ gene encoding 50S ribosomal protein L17 yields MRHRKSGRHLSRTSSHRKAMFQNMAVSLFEHELIKTTLPKAKELRRVAEPLITLAKTDSVANRRLAFDRTRSKAIVGKLFNDLGKRYATREGGYLRILKCGFRAGDNAPMAYVELVDRAVGGEAVSAE; encoded by the coding sequence ATGCGTCATCGTAAAAGTGGGCGTCACCTGAGCCGCACCAGCTCGCACCGCAAGGCCATGTTCCAAAACATGGCGGTGTCGCTGTTCGAGCACGAGCTGATCAAAACTACTCTGCCAAAAGCCAAAGAACTGCGCCGCGTTGCCGAGCCGCTGATCACTCTGGCCAAGACAGACAGCGTTGCTAACCGTCGTCTGGCTTTCGACCGTACTCGTTCGAAAGCTATCGTTGGTAAGCTCTTCAACGACCTGGGCAAGCGTTACGCTACCCGTGAGGGTGGCTACCTGCGCATCCTCAAGTGCGGTTTCCGCGCTGGCGACAACGCGCCTATGGCGTACGTCGAACTGGTTGATCGTGCTGTCGGCGGTGAAGCTGTATCCGCTGAGTAA
- a CDS encoding DNA-directed RNA polymerase subunit alpha, translating to MQISVNEFLTPRHIDVQVVSPTRAKITLEPLERGFGHTLGNALRRILLSSMPGCAVVEAEIDGVLHEYSAIEGVQEDVIEILLNLKGLAIKLHGRDEVTLTLSKKGSGVVTAADIQLDHDVEIVNPDHVIANLASNGALNMKLTVARGRGYEPADSRQSDEDESRSIGRLQLDSSFSPVRRIAYVVENARVEQRTNLDKLVIDLETNGTLDPEEAIRRAATILQQQLAAFVDLKGDSEPVVVEQEDEIDPILLRPVDDLELTVRSANCLKAENIYYIGDLIQRTEVELLKTPNLGKKSLTEIKDVLASRGLSLGMRLDNWPPASLKKDDKATA from the coding sequence ATGCAGATTTCGGTAAATGAGTTCCTGACACCCCGCCACATTGATGTGCAGGTTGTCAGTCCAACCCGCGCCAAGATCACTCTCGAGCCTCTCGAGCGTGGTTTTGGCCACACCCTGGGCAACGCGCTGCGCCGCATCCTGTTGTCCTCAATGCCCGGCTGCGCAGTAGTCGAGGCCGAGATTGACGGTGTGCTCCACGAGTACAGCGCCATCGAAGGTGTACAGGAAGACGTAATTGAAATCCTGTTGAACCTTAAAGGTCTGGCCATCAAGCTGCACGGTCGTGACGAAGTTACGCTGACCTTGTCGAAGAAGGGTTCGGGGGTGGTTACCGCTGCCGATATTCAGCTGGATCATGATGTCGAGATCGTTAATCCCGATCACGTAATCGCTAACCTGGCGTCTAACGGCGCCCTGAACATGAAGCTCACCGTAGCTCGTGGTCGTGGTTATGAACCAGCCGACTCGCGTCAGAGCGATGAAGATGAAAGCCGCAGCATCGGTCGCTTGCAGCTTGACTCTTCGTTCAGCCCGGTTCGCCGTATCGCATACGTGGTGGAAAACGCCCGTGTCGAGCAGCGCACCAACCTGGACAAGCTGGTTATTGATCTGGAAACCAACGGTACCCTGGATCCTGAAGAGGCTATACGTCGTGCTGCAACCATCCTGCAACAGCAGTTGGCTGCGTTCGTCGACCTCAAGGGTGACAGTGAGCCAGTGGTTGTCGAGCAGGAAGACGAGATCGATCCGATCCTGCTTCGCCCGGTTGACGATCTGGAACTGACTGTACGTTCGGCTAACTGCCTTAAGGCGGAAAACATCTACTACATCGGCGACCTGATTCAGCGTACCGAAGTAGAGCTGTTGAAGACTCCGAACCTGGGCAAGAAATCCTTGACCGAAATCAAGGACGTTCTGGCCTCCCGCGGTCTGTCCCTCGGCATGCGCCTCGACAACTGGCCGCCTGCAAGTCTTAAGAAGGACGACAAGGCGACTGCCTGA
- the rpsD gene encoding 30S ribosomal protein S4, whose translation MARYIGPKCKLARREGTDLFLKSGVRAIESKCNIEAAPGIHGQRRGRQSDYGTQLREKQKVRRIYGVLERQFSGYYKQAAGKKGATGENLLQLLECRLDNVVYRMGFGSTRAESRQLVSHKSISVNGQTVNVPSYQVRAGDVVAVREKAKNQLRIVQALELCAQRGRVEWVEVDAEKKSGVFKNVPARSDLSADINESLIVELYSK comes from the coding sequence ATGGCTCGTTACATTGGTCCAAAATGCAAACTCGCTCGTCGCGAAGGCACCGATCTCTTCCTGAAGAGCGGCGTGCGCGCGATCGAATCGAAGTGCAACATTGAAGCAGCACCTGGTATCCACGGCCAACGCCGCGGTCGCCAGTCCGACTACGGCACCCAACTGCGTGAAAAGCAGAAGGTCCGTCGTATCTACGGCGTTCTCGAGCGTCAGTTCAGCGGCTACTACAAACAAGCTGCTGGCAAGAAAGGTGCAACCGGTGAAAACCTGCTGCAACTGCTCGAATGCCGTCTGGACAACGTTGTATACCGTATGGGCTTCGGTTCGACTCGTGCCGAATCCCGTCAGCTGGTATCGCACAAGTCGATCAGCGTTAACGGTCAGACCGTAAACGTTCCGTCCTACCAGGTTCGTGCTGGTGACGTGGTTGCTGTTCGCGAGAAGGCAAAGAACCAACTTCGCATTGTCCAAGCTCTCGAGCTGTGCGCCCAACGTGGTCGCGTAGAATGGGTAGAGGTAGATGCTGAGAAGAAGTCGGGCGTTTTCAAGAACGTTCCTGCTCGCAGTGATCTGTCCGCCGACATCAACGAAAGCCTGATTGTCGAGCTCTACTCCAAGTAA
- the rpsK gene encoding 30S ribosomal protein S11 yields MAKPAARPRKKVKKTVVDGIAHIHASFNNTIVTITDRQGNALSWATSGGSGFRGSRKSTPFAAQVAAERAGQAALEYGLKNLDVNVKGPGPGRESAVRALNGCGYKIASITDVTPIPHNGCRPPKKRRV; encoded by the coding sequence ATGGCAAAACCTGCTGCTCGTCCTCGTAAAAAAGTTAAAAAGACAGTGGTTGATGGCATCGCCCACATCCATGCCTCTTTTAACAACACCATCGTGACCATCACCGACCGTCAAGGTAACGCTCTTTCCTGGGCTACCTCCGGTGGTTCGGGTTTCCGCGGTTCCCGCAAGTCCACCCCGTTCGCTGCTCAAGTAGCTGCTGAGCGTGCTGGTCAAGCTGCGCTGGAATACGGCCTGAAAAACCTCGACGTGAACGTCAAGGGTCCAGGTCCAGGTCGTGAATCCGCAGTCCGCGCTTTGAACGGCTGTGGCTACAAGATCGCCAGCATCACCGACGTGACGCCAATCCCGCACAACGGGTGCCGTCCGCCGAAGAAGCGCCGCGTGTAA
- the rpsM gene encoding 30S ribosomal protein S13, giving the protein MARIAGVNIPDNKHTVISLTYIYGVGRTTAQKICAETGVNPAAKIKDLSDEQIEQLRGEVAKFTTEGDLRREINMKIKRLMDLGCYRGLRHRRGLPVRGQRTKTNARTRKGPRKPIRK; this is encoded by the coding sequence ATGGCCCGTATTGCAGGCGTTAACATTCCAGATAACAAGCATACTGTTATCTCGCTGACCTACATCTATGGTGTCGGTCGCACTACTGCACAGAAGATCTGTGCAGAGACTGGGGTAAACCCAGCCGCAAAGATCAAGGATCTGAGCGACGAGCAGATTGAACAGCTGCGTGGCGAAGTGGCGAAGTTCACCACTGAAGGTGACCTGCGTCGCGAAATCAACATGAAAATCAAGCGCTTGATGGACCTCGGTTGCTATCGCGGTCTGCGTCATCGTCGTGGTCTGCCAGTACGCGGTCAGCGTACCAAGACCAACGCGCGTACCCGTAAAGGTCCGCGTAAGCCGATCCGCAAGTAA